The following are encoded in a window of Phragmites australis chromosome 22, lpPhrAust1.1, whole genome shotgun sequence genomic DNA:
- the LOC133905338 gene encoding 2-oxoisovalerate dehydrogenase subunit alpha 2, mitochondrial-like isoform X2 → MALWLARASKLARRAARRLPPLPSSHGDTTPCFLGSPPPDLGPPAAAEFSRGFCSVRRFAGESTSIVEKPENGFAGDDQVLDFPGGKVSFVAEMNFLPESQRERVNCYRVLDDDGRTISGSRFREVSKEVALKMYSDMVTLQIMDTIFYEAQRQGRISFYLTSNGEEAINIASAAALTIDDIVLPQYREPGVLLWRGFTLQEFANQCFGNKLDYGKGRQMPIHYGSRRLNYFTVSSPIATQLPHAVGAAYSLKMDKKNACAVTYIGDGGTSEGDFHAALNFAAVMEAPVIFFCRNNGWAISTPTTEQFRSDGVVIRGQAYGIRGIRVDGNDALAVYSAVHAAREMAITEGRPILVEALTYRVGHHSTSDDSTKYRPVDEIEHWRTSRDPISKYRKWVQGNDWWSDAEESELRSRVRQELLQAIQVAERTPKPPVAELFTDVYDQIPSNLREQEQSLRDTIMKHPADYPIDVPV, encoded by the exons ATGGCGCTTTGGCTGGCCAGAGCGTCCAAGCTGGCGCGCCGTGCCGCGAGAAGGCTCCCTCCGCTCCCGTCTAGCCACGGGGATACCACTCCATGCTTCTTGGGCTCACCTCCGCCGGATCTTGGACCGCCAGCGGCGGCGGAGTTCAGCCGTGGGTTCTGCTCCGTCCGGCGCTTCGCCGGTGAGAGCACCAGCATCGTGGAGAAACCGGAGAACGGGTTCGCCGGCGACGATCAG GTACTAGACTTCCCTGGTGGGAAGGTTTCATTTGTTGCTGAAATGAACTTCCTTCCAGAGTCGCAAAGGGAAAGGGTCAACTGTTATCGCGTTCTTGATGATGACGGAAGAACTATATCTGGCAGTAGATTCCGAGAG GTCAGTAAGGAGGTGGCTCTGAAAATGTACAGCGACATGGTTACCCTCCAGATTATGGATACCATCTTCTATGAAGCACAGAGGCAGGGTAGAATCTCCTTTTATCTCACTTCCAATGGTGAGGAAGCGATCAACATCGCCTCTGCTGCTGCACTTACTATCGATGACATTGTGCTGCCTCAG TACAGGGAACCTGGTGTTCTTCTATGGCGCGGCTTCACACTGCAAGAGTTTGCAAACCAGTGCTTCGGGAACAAGCTGGATTATGGTAAAGGGAGGCAAATGCCAATTCACTACGGATCGAGACGTTTGAATTATTTCACGGTCTCATCGCCTATTGC TACGCAGCTCCCTCATGCTGTTGGAGCTGCCTACTCTCTGAAGATGGACAAAAAGAACGCATGTGCCGTCACATATATCGGCGATGGCGGCACAAGTGAG GGAGACTTCCATGCGGCACTGAATTTTGCAGCTGTTATGGAAGCACCGGTGATCTTCTTCTGCCGCAACAATGGCTGGGCAATCAGCACCCCAACTACTGAACAATTCAGAA GTGATGGAGTGGTTATCCGTGGTCAGGCTTATGGGATCCGCGGTATCAGAGTAGATGGCAATGATGCTCTTGCTGTGTACAGCGCAGTCCATGCTGCCCGGGAAATGGCTATAACTGAAGGAAGACCAATCTTAGTCGAG GCACTGACTTATCGAGTTGGCCATCACTCGACATCCGATGATTCAACCAAGTACAGGCCGGTTGATGAGATCGAGCATTGGCGCACATCAAGGGATCCCATTTCCAAATACAGAAAATGGGTTCAGGGGAATGACTGGTGGTCTGATGCTGAAGAATCTGAACTCAGGAGCAGAGTGAGACAAGAG CTTCTTCAAGCCATTCAGGTAGCAGAAAGAACGCCCAAACCACCGGTTGCTGAGCTATTCACTGATGTTTATGATCAAATTCCTTCCAACCTACGCGAACAAGAGCAATCGCTGCGGGATACAATCATGAAACACCCTGCTGACTACCCAATTGATGTGCCTGTTTAG
- the LOC133905338 gene encoding 2-oxoisovalerate dehydrogenase subunit alpha 2, mitochondrial-like isoform X1 — translation MALWLARASKLARRAARRLPPLPSSHGDTTPCFLGSPPPDLGPPAAAEFSRGFCSVRRFAGESTSIVEKPENGFAGDDQVLDFPGGKVSFVAEMNFLPESQRERVNCYRVLDDDGRTISGSRFREVSKEVALKMYSDMVTLQIMDTIFYEAQRQGRISFYLTSNGEEAINIASAAALTIDDIVLPQYREPGVLLWRGFTLQEFANQCFGNKLDYGKGRQMPIHYGSRRLNYFTVSSPIATQLPHAVGAAYSLKMDKKNACAVTYIGDGGTSEMKNVQGDFHAALNFAAVMEAPVIFFCRNNGWAISTPTTEQFRSDGVVIRGQAYGIRGIRVDGNDALAVYSAVHAAREMAITEGRPILVEALTYRVGHHSTSDDSTKYRPVDEIEHWRTSRDPISKYRKWVQGNDWWSDAEESELRSRVRQELLQAIQVAERTPKPPVAELFTDVYDQIPSNLREQEQSLRDTIMKHPADYPIDVPV, via the exons ATGGCGCTTTGGCTGGCCAGAGCGTCCAAGCTGGCGCGCCGTGCCGCGAGAAGGCTCCCTCCGCTCCCGTCTAGCCACGGGGATACCACTCCATGCTTCTTGGGCTCACCTCCGCCGGATCTTGGACCGCCAGCGGCGGCGGAGTTCAGCCGTGGGTTCTGCTCCGTCCGGCGCTTCGCCGGTGAGAGCACCAGCATCGTGGAGAAACCGGAGAACGGGTTCGCCGGCGACGATCAG GTACTAGACTTCCCTGGTGGGAAGGTTTCATTTGTTGCTGAAATGAACTTCCTTCCAGAGTCGCAAAGGGAAAGGGTCAACTGTTATCGCGTTCTTGATGATGACGGAAGAACTATATCTGGCAGTAGATTCCGAGAG GTCAGTAAGGAGGTGGCTCTGAAAATGTACAGCGACATGGTTACCCTCCAGATTATGGATACCATCTTCTATGAAGCACAGAGGCAGGGTAGAATCTCCTTTTATCTCACTTCCAATGGTGAGGAAGCGATCAACATCGCCTCTGCTGCTGCACTTACTATCGATGACATTGTGCTGCCTCAG TACAGGGAACCTGGTGTTCTTCTATGGCGCGGCTTCACACTGCAAGAGTTTGCAAACCAGTGCTTCGGGAACAAGCTGGATTATGGTAAAGGGAGGCAAATGCCAATTCACTACGGATCGAGACGTTTGAATTATTTCACGGTCTCATCGCCTATTGC TACGCAGCTCCCTCATGCTGTTGGAGCTGCCTACTCTCTGAAGATGGACAAAAAGAACGCATGTGCCGTCACATATATCGGCGATGGCGGCACAAGTGAG ATGAAAAATGTTCAGGGAGACTTCCATGCGGCACTGAATTTTGCAGCTGTTATGGAAGCACCGGTGATCTTCTTCTGCCGCAACAATGGCTGGGCAATCAGCACCCCAACTACTGAACAATTCAGAA GTGATGGAGTGGTTATCCGTGGTCAGGCTTATGGGATCCGCGGTATCAGAGTAGATGGCAATGATGCTCTTGCTGTGTACAGCGCAGTCCATGCTGCCCGGGAAATGGCTATAACTGAAGGAAGACCAATCTTAGTCGAG GCACTGACTTATCGAGTTGGCCATCACTCGACATCCGATGATTCAACCAAGTACAGGCCGGTTGATGAGATCGAGCATTGGCGCACATCAAGGGATCCCATTTCCAAATACAGAAAATGGGTTCAGGGGAATGACTGGTGGTCTGATGCTGAAGAATCTGAACTCAGGAGCAGAGTGAGACAAGAG CTTCTTCAAGCCATTCAGGTAGCAGAAAGAACGCCCAAACCACCGGTTGCTGAGCTATTCACTGATGTTTATGATCAAATTCCTTCCAACCTACGCGAACAAGAGCAATCGCTGCGGGATACAATCATGAAACACCCTGCTGACTACCCAATTGATGTGCCTGTTTAG
- the LOC133904482 gene encoding 3'(2'),5'-bisphosphate nucleotidase-like, with product MVALLGIKFGSLFYATIGCGAEVEALEGSKPQKKHGVQAPPVRMDSQAKYGALARGDGAIYLRIPHRGYIETVWDNAAGSIVVIEAGGMVKDASGNDLDFSKGRHLDLDRGIIATNKHLMSLVLKAVQEVIKEEH from the exons ATGGTGGCTCTTCTGGGGATCAAGTTTGGTTCCCTCTTTTATGCTACAATTGGTTGTGGAGCTGAAGTTGAGGCATTAGAGGGATCTAAGCCACAAAAG AAACATGGTGTCCAAGCTCCTCCAGTTAGAATGGATAGCCAAGCAAAATATGGTGCTCTAGCACGTGGTGATGGTGCCATTTATCTGCGCATTCCACACAGAGGTTACATAGAAACGGTTTGGGATAATGCAGCTGGGTCAATTGTTGTCATAG AAGCTGGTGGCATGGTAAAAGATGCATCAGGAAATGATCTGGATTTCTCCAAAGGTAGACATCTTGATCTCGACAGAGGCATTATTGCGACAAATAAACATTTAATGTCATTAGTTCTGAAGGCAGTCCAAGAGGTTATAAAAGAGGAGCACTAG
- the LOC133904845 gene encoding 3'(2'),5'-bisphosphate nucleotidase, protein MAPRVGLLPHALLASSISSRVLNSPPARLPYPPFPTYRRFASAPPRLRPGCQPPLLTASAMSSSAPAGNPYAAELAAAKKAVALAARLCQMVQQDIVQSGVQSKADKSPVTVADYGSQILVSLALKMEVQSDSFSLVAEEDSEELRKDGAEEILENITDLVNETIFDDGSYSISFSKEGILSAIDDGKSEGGPSGRHWVLDPIDGTKGFLRGDQYAIALALLDEGKVVLGVLACPNLPLSSISNLNGSSSGDQVGALFSATIGCGAEVESLDGSPPQKISVCSTENPVNASFFESYESAHSMHDLTSSIAEKLGVQAPPVRIDSQAKYGALARGDGAIYLRFPHTGYREKIWDHAAGSIVVTEAGGIVTDAAGNDLDFSKGRYLDLDTGIIATNKQLMPSLLKAVQESIKEKNQAASLL, encoded by the exons ATGGCTCCGCGCGTGGGCCTCCTCCCGCACGCGCTCCtcgcctcctccatctcctcccgaGTTCTCAACTCGCCTCCTGCTCGCCTCCCTTATCCTCCCTTCCCCACCTACCGCCGGTTCGCCTCCGCTCCACCGCGCCTCCGGCCTGGGTGCCAGCCGCCTCTCCTTACCGCGTCCGCCATGTCGTCGTCGGCCCCCGCCGGGAATCCCTACGCCgcggagctcgccgccgccaagAAGGCCGTCGCACTCGCCGCCCGCCTCTGCCAG ATGGTGCAACAAGACATTGTGCAATCTGGCGTTCAGTCTAAGGCAGACAAAAGTCCTGTCACGGTGGCCGATTATG GATCTCAAATATTGGTCAGTCTTGCCTTGAAGATGGAAGTACAATCTGACTCATTTTCATTGGTGGCTGAGGAg GACTCGGAAGAATTGAGAAAAGATGGTGCTGAAGAAATTTTGGAAAATATTACTGATCTTGTGAATGAAACCATCTTTGATGATGGTTCATATAGCATCTCATTTTCCAAGGAAGGTATCCTCTCTGCGATTGATGATGGAAAGTCTGAGGGAGGCCCATCCGGACGACATTGGGTGCTAGATCCAATCGATGGGACAAAAGG TTTCTTAAGGGGTGACCAGTATGCAATTGCACTAGCTCTGCTTGATGAAGGTAAAGTTGTCTTGGGTGTATTGGCTTGTCCAAATCTTcctttgtcatcaataagcaaCCTCAATGGTAGCTCTTCGGGGGATCAAGTTGGTGCCCTGTTTTCTGCTACAATTGGTTGTGGGGCTGAAGTAGAGTCCCTAGATGGCTCTCCGCCACAAAAG ATTAGTGTTTGCTCCACCGAAAATCCAGTCAATGCCTCATTCTTCGAATCCTATGAAAGTGCTCACTCCATGCATGATTTGACTAGCTCTATTGCAGAG AAACTTGGGGTTCAAGCTCCTCCTGTTAGAATTGACAGTCAAGCAAAATATGGTGCTCTGGCCCGAGGTGATGGTGCCATTTACTTGCGCTTTCCACACACAGGTTATAGAGAGAAGATATGGGACCATGCAGCTGGCTCAATTGTAGTGACAG AAGCTGGAGGTATAGTAACAGATGCTGCAGGAAATGATTTGGATTTCTCCAAAGGGAGATATCTTGATCTTGACACAGGCATCATCGCAACAAACAAGCAGTTGATGCCGTCGCTCCTAAAGGCTGTCCAAGAGTCTATCAAGGAGAAAAACCAGGCTGCTTCCCTCTTGTAG